Part of the Corynebacterium canis genome is shown below.
TGCCCACGCAAGAACAAACAACAGCGCAACCTTGCTGTCGAGATGTGCGGTGGCCACGACCAGCAACAGCTGAATGGCAAACAAGACCAATAGGTAGGAGCGTCGTGCCACTCGACGGCAGAAAAGCACCCAGGTATTGGCGGTTGGCGCCGCATAGTTGGCTTTGGGATTTCGGCGCAGCCAGGTGGCTGCCAGCCCAGCCGAAGTGTTGGCGGCATCATATAGTGTCCACAACCCTGTGGTGACCAACCTCGTTTTGCCGGCTTGAAGCAGGCCCGGCAACCTGAGCTTCCAACGGACCCCGCACAGTACGCGAAAGCTGCAACTGGTCGCCGACCCCAGCAGCGGCAGCCCGATGGTCGCGCCGAGAAGCAACCCCACGATGGCGAATACGGCGACCTGTATCCACGTTTCGCTATCCACCACATGCAACACTCGTAATGGCCGATCGTAATACACCCATCGGGGTTCCGGTTCCGCGAGCAGCGGCAACATCCCTTCCGCTAGCCACGCGCTCAAGCCCATCGCAAGCACGAGGGCGCCGGCCGCCACCAGTGTGGGTAGCCCCTGGGAAGGCATTGGTAGATGCGCGGTCAGCCAGCTTGCCGCGCCAAATACGATGCCAATCGCCAACGCTAGGGCGACTAGGAGGTACAGCGCATCCAGGGTTTTTGCAATGATCGTGCTCATGAGAGGGTGACCACTTCATCGCCCGCTGCCCGCACTTCATCGGAGTGCGTGGCCACCAATACGGCCGCCCCTCGGTCCGCGCGGGCACGTAGTTCGCCGCACAAAAAGGCACACCATTCGGTGTCGAGATGACGTTCGGGTTCGTCCATCACTAGGACAGGCTCGGTGCCGTTCAGGTGCGCGGCAAGGAAGACGCGTTGCCGCTGGCCGCTGCTTATCCACGCTGGCATGCTGGCCACCAATGCTTCCAGACCCCAATGCTGCACGACGTCTTCGTAATCAAACGTCCCATGCGAGGCCAAGAGTTTCAGGTGTTCGCCAACCGTAAGGTCGGGGAGAAACACCGGATCTGCCACCCGCGCAACGCTGCCGGCGCCAGCCCGGCTTGCGGGGTCAGTATCCCCGATGCGCACTGTGCCCGTGACCGGCTCCAATTCTCCGGCGATCGTTTGGAGCAAGGTAGACTTCCCGGCGCCGTTTGGCCCCGCGATCACATACACCTTCCCGCGGTGAAAGGGGCGCCGCATTTCCCCGAGTGCGACACCCCTATGTCCAAACGTGCAATCAACCTGAATATCACCTTCCATGGCGTCGAGTTTACGTGCTATTGGCGCACCGCCTCCGGGCGCAGCCTCGCCCACAGGGTCGTGGGCAACCGCAGCTTTCTACCAGGTTGTTCCACCAAAAGGTAGCTCGCGGCGGAAACCGGGATGGTCAATGCGATGGTGAGCAACACGACCGGCCAGAAGCTGCCATCGAAATGCCGGATCCCCAGAATTGGGAACGAAAAAGACAACACCGCGAGGTGCCAAAGGAAAAAGGAATAGGACCATAGCCCGAGGGTTTCCAGGCTTTTGGGCACCCACCAGCCGGGGGCAAGCGCATAGGGCAGCACCACGCAGGCGGCGAAGGCGGTTCCGGCGATAACCCGCAGCTGGAATTGCAAGGGCGTGGGATGGATAAGCCCCGGCGGGCCGTACCAGGGTTGGGCCGCCACCCAAAGGATAAGGATTGCCAGCCCCGCCCATAACGATCGGATCTGCAAAATTCTTTTCACCCGCGGTGAAGGCTCGCGATGCCGGAGAAATTCGGCGCCGAGAATACCCACGCAAAACCAGGGCAGGAACGCCGGCGGCCAGATTTGCATGTTCACGATTTCCACGGATTGCACCGGCGGTAACCACGCCCAGCCGAGGCTCAATACGGATAGGCCGAGCACCTTCTTCCAGCCGAGGCGGTATAACGCAGGCAACGCCAAATAGAACACAACTTCGACGCACAAAGACCATAGGTGCGTAAGGCCCGGATGCAGGGTGTGGGGAACATATATTTGAGTGAAAGTGAAGTTCGCCAGGATGGTAATCAACGAAGCCCCGTACGCCTCCGGCAACACCAAAAACACAACGAACACAACGGCGAGGTATGCGGGGAGGATGCGGGAGGCGCGGCGTCGATAATAGCCGGGAGGTTGCGGGCGCCACAGCAGGAACGCGGAGAGCGCAAAAAACACGGGCACAAAGAAATCGAACCGTTCCACGACGGGCATGGAGGTGCCGGTTTGAAAGGCGGCGTGGGTAAACACAATGCCCATGGCCGCCACGGCGCGCAATGCCTGAAGCTGAGGGTTGTAGGATTGAGGAGCCCGCATTCCCCGAAGTTTAGAGGAACCGCATGTCCTATCGCACGATCGCCGTTGGCGCGCTGATCCTGGGCACCCTCGCATTCGCGCCAGCGGTTGTGCACCAGGTGTATAGCTCCGAACCGGTCATGCATTCGGTACTTGTGGGGCCGCAAGGCGAGCTGGAAACCAGCATCACCCTGGGCGAACCCAGCAAACGGGGGCGGATGAAGCTTGAGGTGACGCGCTCGGACGGCACCTCCAAAACCGTGGAATTGCAAAAAGCGAACGCATACCCGGTTGCTGGCGGCGGATTAGAATACATGTTCCCCACGAATACCGAGCGGCGTTCGTACCCCTGGGCGGACGAGGACCCAGTGGACTACGTGGACGCGGAATTTATCAACGGCGTCAAGGTGTACAAGTTTGCCAACCAGGAAACCGCGGTATGGGTGGAGCCGAAATCGGGGACGCTGGTGGACCTGCACACCCACGGCGCGCGCTGGGACGAGCACACGAAAGCCCAGCAATGGGCGGTGGCCATGCCACATATCCGCGTGCTGAAAATACTCGACGTGACCAGGTATTTCGGGTTTATTCTCGGCGGGCTATTGGTATTTCTCGGCGTGGTACGCCACATGCGCTCATGAGGCTCCCGCCGCGCCTGATTACCGCCCTCGCATTCCTCCTCCCCTGCCTGCTGTTGTTCCCGCTGCTATTGCCGGGGCAATTGATCCACCGCGACATGGTGGTGCTGGACTACCCGGCGCTTTCATTGGGCGCGTTTGGGTTCGGCGACCTGCCCGCCCGCAACGCCCCGCAGGATGGCGCGCTGGCCGTGCTGGGGGCAGTGCTTCCGGCCTCCTGGGTGGCGCGCGCGGCAATCCTTGGCGCGGCGGCCTGGGGCTGCTTTCACCTGCGCAAACACCCGGCTGCGATGGTGTTATTGCTGATCAATCCGTTTGTGGTGGAGCGCCTGCTGCAGGGGCAATGGTCGCTGGTGATTGCGGCGTGGGTGCTGCCGATTGTGGCCAACCCGAAGGCGGGCGCGCAGCGCTACCTAGCGTTGTGGGCGTGCTCGCTCACCCCCACGGGTGCGGTGATTGGGCTGGTCACCGGCGTTGTGGCGGGCATGCACCGGCTGCGCCGGTTGCTATTCGGCGTTTTGTGCGCATTACCGTGGATTGTTCCTTCGCTCACCCATTCGCAAACCCCGGTCGCGGGCGCACAGGTGTTCGCGGCGCGGGCGGAGGGCCTGGTAGGTACGCTAGGCGCGCTCGCCGGGCTCGGCGGAATCTGGAACACTCATGCGGTCCCCCCGTCCCGCCACGCGGGATTTGCGCTCGCCGGGATCGCCCTGTTTGCGTTCTTGCTCACCGCCTACGCGAAGGTGCAAAAACGCTTGCTCGCCTTGGCCGCGGCGGGGTTTGTGCTGGCCACGCTGGGTTGGCTGGCGCCGGCGTTTCTCGAACACCTGATGCAATTGCCGGGCGGCGGGCTACTTCGCGATGGCCAAAAATGGATCCTCCTCGCCCTCCCGGCTTACCTAGCCCTTGCTAAACATGTTCGACCAGCATGGTTGCTGGTTTCGCTCACATTACTGCAGGTCCCGGACGCGCCTTCCGCATTGTGGGCGCTGCGTCCCACCACCGCACAGGTGGCCAGTTACGGCCACGGCGAGGACGTGCTATTCACGGATTTGCCGGGCACCCTAGACCCCCGCACCAAGGCCTCCCCCAGCGTCGAGTCGGGCGAACTGATTGTCGATGGCCAGCGTATCGACGCCCCCTCCTCCCGTTACACCGCAGCCCTCCAAGCGTGGCAGCGCCGCGACGTGGCCACCTTGCAAAACCTAAAAGTGGGCCTGGTAGTAGACCAAGATAAGGTGACGGAAATCCCCAATGTCGCGCCGCGCCGCGGTTGGCCCTGGTGGACCGGCCTGGGCCTTAGCGTGGGCTGGTTACTCCTTCCAGCAATTCCGCTACTGCCCGCCCTGTGGCGGTCCACGAGAAGTCGCTGGCGTCGATCGGAAGCCCCGGCGGAGCGTTGAGATACGCCGCGGTCAGCCGGATGAGTTCGGCCTTATTATTGGCCAACGCCCCCAGCTGCACGCTGTCCTGCAACCCGCCTGAGCTGCGATAACCTATGGTGGGCACGCCGTGAAGCGCGGCTTCGGTCACCGCTAGGCCCCAGCCCTCTTTGCGGGAGGGCATAAGGTGTACTTTGGCGCGGTCGAGCAGCGCGTGCTTGTGCTCCTCCGTGACCTGCCCGTGAAACACCACGCGGTCCGCCACCCCAAGGTCGTGGGCGTAGGCGTGGAGTTTCGACGCCCACCACCCCGAGCCGATCACGTCAAGTACCACGTCCGGCAACGCGGCAACGACATCCATCGCATGTTCGATTTGTTTATGGGGCACTAGGCGGGACAGAGTGACTATATGGGTGCCTTCGTGCGGCAGCGGGGTGAACTCTGGTACCGGATCCACCCCGTTGCGGATCACGGTAATGTCGCGCACGCCGAGGCTTTCCAATTCGCGGCGGCTGGCCTCCGAGACCGTGATATAACGGCAGCCGCGATGCACGCGGGGGCTCACCTTGGATTCCAGAAACCACCCGATTTTGGCCAGGATTTTGCCCGCTACCGGCCATTGTTCCTTGTGGCAGTGGTGGGTAAGGATCACGGTCGGCGCGCCGGAGAAGATCCGGGCGAAAAACGGGATGCCGTTTTGGGTATCCACCACCACGTCGGTGCCGCTCAGGTCGCCAAAGCCGAACCTGCCGCACAGCATGGCGAGCCAAGCGCGCGGGTATACCGTGAATTTGCCGCCGCCGCGGATAAAGAAGATGCCGTCGCGATATTCGCTACCTCGACCAGCTGTGCGGTATACAACTTGGTGACCTTGCTGGGCGAGATAGCTGCCCACGCGCTCCAGATAGCGTTCGCTACCACCACCTTGTGGGTGAGTGGTGTCGCGCCAACACATTAGAACAATTTTCATACCGGACCCAGCCTATACAATCCCCTATCATGCGCCACTTTGCCACCCTGCGTCGTTCTCTTGGGCTCCTCGCATCCTTTCCTGATGAACAGCGCGACCCCGATCGTTTTTACACCAACCTCGCCGAGGACACTGCGGAACTCATCGCGCTTTTTGCGCCCGTGGCGGGAGACCGCATCCTAGACGTTGGCGGTGGCCCCGGGTTTTTCGACGCCGCGTTTGCTCACCGTGGGGCGTGGTACCTCGGCGTGGATCCGTTTGAAAAGTCGCAGGTTCGAGCCTCCGGCCACGCCCTCCCCTTCGCCGACAATACATTCGATATCACATATTCGTCCAACGTTGTCGAGCACGTCGCCAATCCTTGGGACATGTGTTCGGAAATGCTGCGGGTAACGCGCCCGGGCGGGGTGGCGATCATTAGCTACACCATCTGGTTGGGCCCCTTCGGCGGCCACGAAACGGGACTGTGGCAACACTATGTAGGCGGGGAATTCGCCCGCGATCGCTATACCCGCCTGCACGGACACCCACCGAAAAACTCCTTTGGCACCTCACTCTTTAATGTGTCTTGCGCCGAGGGCCTGCGCTGGGCGCGGGGCGTGCGGGATGCGCAAGTGATCAAGGTCTTCCCGCGCTATCACCCCTGGTGGGCGTGGTGGCTGGTCCATGTCCCGCTGCTGCGGGAATTCCTGGTAAGCAACCTTGTGGTGGTGCTGAAAAAATCCCCCATCGCGCACTGCGCAACGGGGGATCTTACCGCCATACTATGAAGCGTCGGCGATGCGCTTCTTCAGCGCTTCAAATTCTTCAAGCACC
Proteins encoded:
- a CDS encoding ABC transporter ATP-binding protein; the protein is MEGDIQVDCTFGHRGVALGEMRRPFHRGKVYVIAGPNGAGKSTLLQTIAGELEPVTGTVRIGDTDPASRAGAGSVARVADPVFLPDLTVGEHLKLLASHGTFDYEDVVQHWGLEALVASMPAWISSGQRQRVFLAAHLNGTEPVLVMDEPERHLDTEWCAFLCGELRARADRGAAVLVATHSDEVRAAGDEVVTLS
- a CDS encoding acyltransferase family protein, producing the protein MRAPQSYNPQLQALRAVAAMGIVFTHAAFQTGTSMPVVERFDFFVPVFFALSAFLLWRPQPPGYYRRRASRILPAYLAVVFVVFLVLPEAYGASLITILANFTFTQIYVPHTLHPGLTHLWSLCVEVVFYLALPALYRLGWKKVLGLSVLSLGWAWLPPVQSVEIVNMQIWPPAFLPWFCVGILGAEFLRHREPSPRVKRILQIRSLWAGLAILILWVAAQPWYGPPGLIHPTPLQFQLRVIAGTAFAACVVLPYALAPGWWVPKSLETLGLWSYSFFLWHLAVLSFSFPILGIRHFDGSFWPVVLLTIALTIPVSAASYLLVEQPGRKLRLPTTLWARLRPEAVRQ
- a CDS encoding porin PorA family protein, translated to MSYRTIAVGALILGTLAFAPAVVHQVYSSEPVMHSVLVGPQGELETSITLGEPSKRGRMKLEVTRSDGTSKTVELQKANAYPVAGGGLEYMFPTNTERRSYPWADEDPVDYVDAEFINGVKVYKFANQETAVWVEPKSGTLVDLHTHGARWDEHTKAQQWAVAMPHIRVLKILDVTRYFGFILGGLLVFLGVVRHMRS
- a CDS encoding glycosyltransferase family 4 protein, whose amino-acid sequence is MKIVLMCWRDTTHPQGGGSERYLERVGSYLAQQGHQVVYRTAGRGSEYRDGIFFIRGGGKFTVYPRAWLAMLCGRFGFGDLSGTDVVVDTQNGIPFFARIFSGAPTVILTHHCHKEQWPVAGKILAKIGWFLESKVSPRVHRGCRYITVSEASRRELESLGVRDITVIRNGVDPVPEFTPLPHEGTHIVTLSRLVPHKQIEHAMDVVAALPDVVLDVIGSGWWASKLHAYAHDLGVADRVVFHGQVTEEHKHALLDRAKVHLMPSRKEGWGLAVTEAALHGVPTIGYRSSGGLQDSVQLGALANNKAELIRLTAAYLNAPPGLPIDASDFSWTATGRAVAELLEGVTSPR
- a CDS encoding class I SAM-dependent methyltransferase produces the protein MRHFATLRRSLGLLASFPDEQRDPDRFYTNLAEDTAELIALFAPVAGDRILDVGGGPGFFDAAFAHRGAWYLGVDPFEKSQVRASGHALPFADNTFDITYSSNVVEHVANPWDMCSEMLRVTRPGGVAIISYTIWLGPFGGHETGLWQHYVGGEFARDRYTRLHGHPPKNSFGTSLFNVSCAEGLRWARGVRDAQVIKVFPRYHPWWAWWLVHVPLLREFLVSNLVVVLKKSPIAHCATGDLTAIL